The following coding sequences are from one Musa acuminata AAA Group cultivar baxijiao chromosome BXJ2-4, Cavendish_Baxijiao_AAA, whole genome shotgun sequence window:
- the LOC103980421 gene encoding uncharacterized protein LOC103980421 codes for MMMLRSSSTPILGSLLSSSSSLHFSESPNNFHPHNSPNPNLHTLSCHFSPASDGLHDQSPSLGIRRSRSDGNLHSFLSEQSDDPNHHYHLLPPSLKCSSARRAHPALESIPSFSLRNPNTLPEEEEEEEEEDDQENDEQGAAGGFGFASDDRKGGLKYPNPDAESPAPPPLFLARGLGIDRVGSGLLTAGGGDGGIGGGRSGKWDVLTGNGGEQSDVETYYKKMVEENPSNALFLRNYAQYLYQAKGDLKRAEEYYSRAILVDPGDGEILSQYAKLVWELHHDEERACSYFQQAVQAAPQDSHVLAAYAGFLWETEEEDGGGSQDFMVESARSGGLAPATA; via the exons ATGATGATGCTGAGGAGTTCGTCGACACCAATTCTTGGctccctcctctcctcttcctcttcccttcaCTTCTCCGAGAGCCCCAACAACTTCCACCCCCACAACTCTCCCAACCCCAACCTTCACACCTTATCCTGCCACTTCTCCCCTGCCTCAGATGGCCTTCACGACCAGAGCCCGTCCCTCGGCATCCGGAGAAGCCGCTCCGACGGCAATCTCCACTCCTTCCTCTCCGAGCAGTCTGACGACCCCAACCATCATTACCACCTCCTCCCCCCGTCCCTGAAGTGCTCCTCCGCTCGACGCGCCCATCCAGCTCTCGAGAGCATTCCTTCATTCTCCTTGCGCAATCCAAACACTCTgccagaagaggaggaggaggaggaggaggaagatgaccAAGAGAATGACGAGCAGGGCGCGGCTGGAGGATTTGGCTTCGCGAGCGACGATCGAAAAGGTGGGTTGAAATATCCGAATCCCGACGCCGAAAGCCCCGCGCCACCACCTTTGTTCCTCGCTAGGGGTCTCGGGATCGACCGGGTCGGATCCGGGTTACTGACTGCGGGCGGTGGTGATGGTGGCATCGGCGGCGGCCGCAGTGGTAAGTGGGATGTTTTGACGGGCAACGGCGGAGAGCAGTCGGATGTGGAGACGTACTACAAGAAGATGGTGGAGGAGAACCCCAGCAATGCTCTGTTCCTGAGGAATTATGCGCAGTATCTCTACCAG GCCAAGGGAGATCTGAAAAGAGCGGAGGAGTATTATTCTCGTGCTATACTTGTGGATCCTGGTGATGGCGAAATCCTGTCACAGTATGCTAAGTTGGTGTGGGAGCTGCACCACGACGAAGAACGAGCTTGCAGCTACTTCCAACAGGCAGTTCAGGCAGCACCACAGGACAG CCATGTTCTTGCTGCGTATGCTGGGTTCCTGTGGGAAACAGAGGAGGAAGATGGTGGTGGATCGCAAGATTTCATGGTGGAATCGGCTCGTAGCGGAGGATTGGCTCCGGCAACAGCTTGA